A section of the Rossellomorea marisflavi genome encodes:
- the cymR gene encoding cysteine metabolism transcriptional regulator CymR — translation MKISTKGRYGLTIMIELAKRHGEGPTSLKTIAQQHDLSEHYLEQLVAPLRNGGLVRSIRGAYGGYVLGHEPKDITAGDIIRILEGPISPVEGIEDEEPAKRELWIRIRDAVKDVLDNTTIEDLASHTDDGESDAYMFYI, via the coding sequence ATGAAGATATCCACGAAGGGCCGGTACGGCTTGACGATTATGATCGAACTGGCCAAACGCCACGGTGAGGGACCGACATCCCTCAAGACAATCGCGCAACAGCATGATTTATCAGAACACTATCTTGAACAGCTGGTCGCCCCGCTTCGCAACGGCGGGTTGGTCAGGAGCATTCGGGGGGCTTATGGGGGATATGTCCTCGGCCACGAACCTAAGGATATTACCGCTGGTGATATCATCCGGATCCTGGAGGGGCCGATCAGCCCAGTGGAAGGGATCGAGGATGAGGAGCCTGCAAAGCGCGAGCTATGGATCCGCATCCGAGATGCCGTTAAGGACGTGCTTGATAATACAACGATCGAGGATCTCGCCAGTCATACAGATGACGGAGAATCCGATGCATACATGTTTTACATCTAG
- a CDS encoding ATP-dependent RecD-like DNA helicase, which yields MSQQDSLQLFGDEELYVKGRHLVTIFHNEDNMYSVVRIRVEETNDEGYSDKEAVVTGHFPKLHEEETYSFFGRFQDHPKFGTQFHADHFKKEIPQSKQGIVHYLSSDLFSGIGTKTAEKIVEHVGENAITKILENPSVLDEVPKLTKEKAKTIFDTLSEHQGLERVMIMLNDFGFGPQISMKIYQAYKEQALEIIQNNPYKLVEDIEGIGFTRADELGSKIGITGSHPDRIKAGCLYTLEQMCVKQGHVYLEAEELIVSVKDLLEKSQSVRIEFEEISAQVVALEEEGKVAGEGTKIYTPSLYFSEKGIVTNIERILAQTDYEDQFPQSEFLLSLGALEDRLGVQYAPSQREAIETALMSPMLLLTGGPGTGKTTVINGIVELYADLHGCSLDPKEYKDEPFPVLLAAPTGRAAKRMTESTGLPAMTIHRLLGWNGKEGFQTDEERAIEGKLLIVDEVSMVDTWLAHQLLKALPENIQVIFVGDEDQLPSVGPGQVLKDLLESGRVPTVRLTDIYRQEEGSSIIDLAHQMKAGRLPDDLVKQQKDRSFFPCRTHQITEVVQKVVENAKKKGFTPKDIQVLAPMYRGPAGIDRLNVLLQEIFNKNDGTRKEIAFGDVKYRIGDKVLQLVNQPENNVFNGDIGEVVSIFYAKENTEKQDMVIVSYEGTEVTYTRQDLGQITHAYCCSIHKSQGSEFPIVILPVVKSYYRMLRRNLLYTAITRSKQFLILCGEEDAFRMGVEREEDIIRKTTLKERLQTMEDSVPEDDAPIDLMKVDPMIGMEGITPYDFMT from the coding sequence TTGAGCCAGCAAGACTCTTTACAATTATTTGGAGATGAAGAACTGTACGTCAAAGGGCGCCATCTCGTTACGATCTTCCACAATGAAGACAATATGTACAGTGTCGTGCGCATCAGGGTGGAAGAGACCAATGATGAGGGCTACAGTGATAAAGAAGCCGTTGTAACGGGACATTTTCCGAAGCTTCATGAAGAAGAAACCTACTCCTTTTTCGGTCGTTTTCAGGATCATCCGAAGTTCGGCACTCAGTTTCATGCCGATCATTTCAAGAAGGAAATCCCCCAGTCCAAACAAGGGATCGTCCACTATTTATCCAGTGATCTGTTCAGCGGGATCGGGACGAAGACGGCTGAAAAGATCGTGGAACACGTAGGTGAAAATGCCATCACCAAAATCCTTGAGAATCCATCGGTCCTCGACGAGGTGCCGAAGCTTACGAAGGAAAAGGCAAAGACCATCTTTGATACATTATCCGAGCATCAGGGACTAGAGCGCGTCATGATCATGCTCAACGATTTTGGTTTCGGCCCGCAGATTTCCATGAAGATCTACCAGGCCTATAAAGAACAGGCACTGGAGATCATCCAGAACAATCCCTATAAGCTGGTGGAGGATATCGAAGGTATCGGGTTCACCCGTGCCGACGAACTAGGCTCGAAGATCGGGATCACAGGCAGTCATCCCGACAGGATCAAGGCCGGCTGTTTGTATACGTTGGAACAGATGTGCGTGAAACAGGGTCATGTGTACCTTGAGGCGGAAGAACTCATTGTGAGCGTGAAGGACCTGCTGGAAAAGAGTCAGTCCGTACGCATCGAATTCGAGGAGATCTCTGCCCAGGTCGTGGCGCTTGAAGAGGAAGGGAAAGTGGCCGGTGAGGGGACGAAGATTTACACCCCTTCCCTTTATTTCTCCGAAAAAGGCATTGTCACGAATATCGAGAGGATCCTTGCCCAGACCGATTATGAAGATCAGTTCCCTCAATCGGAATTCCTCCTTTCCTTAGGTGCATTGGAGGACCGATTGGGCGTGCAGTATGCCCCTTCACAGCGTGAAGCCATCGAAACGGCACTCATGAGCCCGATGCTCCTCTTGACGGGAGGACCTGGTACGGGAAAAACCACCGTCATCAACGGGATTGTCGAGCTCTATGCCGATCTTCACGGTTGTTCGCTTGACCCGAAGGAATATAAGGATGAACCGTTCCCGGTGCTTCTTGCTGCCCCGACGGGAAGGGCCGCCAAGCGGATGACGGAATCGACGGGACTGCCTGCCATGACCATCCACCGACTGTTGGGCTGGAATGGAAAAGAGGGTTTTCAGACAGACGAAGAAAGGGCCATCGAAGGAAAGCTGCTGATTGTCGATGAAGTATCGATGGTGGATACATGGCTTGCCCATCAGCTCCTCAAGGCCCTGCCTGAAAATATTCAGGTGATCTTTGTGGGCGATGAAGATCAGCTTCCATCCGTCGGACCGGGACAGGTGCTGAAGGATCTATTGGAATCGGGAAGGGTGCCGACGGTGCGATTGACGGATATTTACCGCCAGGAAGAAGGCTCTTCCATCATTGACCTTGCCCATCAAATGAAGGCAGGACGTTTGCCGGATGACCTTGTGAAGCAGCAGAAGGACCGTTCTTTCTTCCCTTGCCGGACCCATCAGATCACCGAAGTGGTTCAGAAAGTGGTGGAAAACGCGAAGAAGAAAGGCTTCACACCGAAGGATATTCAGGTTCTGGCCCCGATGTACAGAGGTCCAGCAGGAATCGACCGGTTGAACGTCCTTCTGCAGGAAATCTTCAATAAGAATGATGGAACGCGGAAGGAAATCGCCTTCGGGGATGTGAAGTACCGGATCGGGGACAAAGTGCTTCAGCTTGTCAACCAGCCCGAGAACAACGTCTTCAACGGGGACATTGGTGAAGTGGTGTCCATCTTTTACGCAAAGGAAAACACGGAAAAGCAGGATATGGTCATCGTTTCCTACGAGGGAACGGAGGTCACCTATACCCGTCAGGATCTCGGACAGATCACCCATGCGTACTGCTGCTCCATCCATAAATCCCAGGGAAGTGAGTTTCCCATCGTCATCCTTCCGGTGGTGAAAAGTTATTACCGTATGCTGAGGAGAAATCTTCTATATACGGCGATCACCAGAAGCAAGCAGTTCCTCATCCTGTGCGGGGAAGAAGATGCGTTCCGTATGGGGGTCGAACGGGAAGAGGATATCATAAGGAAGACGACCCTGAAGGAAAGGCTTCAAACAATGGAAGACAGTGTGCCGGAAGACGATGCCCCGATCGACTTGATGAAGGTGGACCCCATGATCGGGATGGAGGGCATCACACCGTATGACTTCATGACGTGA
- a CDS encoding cysteine desulfurase family protein, whose translation MNRIYLDHAATSPVHPAVIDEMMTVMQGTFGNPSSIHSFGREARSIVDRSRSIAAASIHADHNEIIFTSGGTEADNMAIIGAAMKNRKLGNHIITTEIEHHAVLHTCEHLEQQGFEVTYLPVDETGRISVDAVKAVLREDTILVTIMFGNNEVGTIQPISEIGHLLKDHQALFHTDAVQAYGLHELNVGELAVDLLSVSGHKINGPKGVGFLYCRKDVDILPLAYGGEQERKRRAGTENVPGIAGLAKAIEIASSSMEEKRKRYAGFKEILKGKLDESGISYEENGSLEHGLPHVLNLSFAGTDVESMLVNFDMSGIAVSSGSACTAGSIEPSHVLVAMFGGDSEKIRNSIRFSFGLGNTEEDIVRASDEAVKIIHRLTT comes from the coding sequence ATGAACAGAATCTACTTGGATCATGCGGCAACATCTCCCGTCCACCCTGCGGTGATCGACGAGATGATGACGGTCATGCAGGGAACGTTCGGTAATCCGTCGAGCATCCATTCATTCGGAAGGGAAGCCCGCTCCATCGTGGACCGCTCCCGTTCCATTGCTGCAGCATCGATTCACGCAGACCATAATGAGATCATCTTCACTAGCGGTGGTACGGAGGCCGACAATATGGCCATCATCGGCGCTGCCATGAAGAATCGGAAGCTCGGGAATCATATCATCACCACTGAAATCGAGCATCACGCCGTTCTCCATACATGTGAGCATCTTGAACAACAGGGGTTTGAGGTGACCTATCTGCCCGTAGATGAGACAGGTAGGATCAGCGTGGATGCCGTGAAGGCCGTCCTGCGTGAAGACACCATCTTGGTCACCATCATGTTCGGGAATAACGAAGTGGGGACGATCCAGCCCATCTCCGAGATCGGACATCTCTTGAAGGATCACCAGGCCCTCTTCCATACGGATGCGGTGCAAGCCTATGGACTCCATGAGCTGAATGTCGGCGAACTGGCAGTCGATCTTCTTTCCGTTTCAGGACATAAGATCAACGGACCCAAAGGGGTGGGATTCCTCTATTGCAGGAAGGATGTGGACATCCTCCCCCTCGCATATGGCGGTGAACAAGAGAGGAAGCGCCGCGCAGGAACGGAGAATGTTCCTGGAATAGCCGGACTGGCCAAAGCCATTGAAATAGCCTCTTCATCCATGGAAGAGAAGCGCAAACGATATGCAGGATTCAAAGAGATCCTCAAGGGGAAGCTCGATGAATCCGGTATTTCATATGAGGAAAACGGATCGCTTGAGCACGGGCTTCCTCATGTGCTAAACTTGAGCTTTGCCGGCACGGATGTCGAATCCATGCTGGTGAATTTCGATATGTCAGGAATCGCCGTATCAAGCGGATCTGCTTGTACGGCTGGATCAATAGAACCATCTCATGTGCTGGTGGCGATGTTTGGAGGGGACTCGGAGAAGATCCGTAACTCCATCCGCTTCAGCTTCGGACTCGGGAACACGGAAGAAGACATCGTGCGGGCCTCAGATGAAGCGGTGAAGATCATCCATCGTCTCACGACATGA
- a CDS encoding ABC transporter permease → MFNLIRNEWMKIFKRVGTYVMLGLLVAIIGITGATSKYLDSQNEVSDDWKKNVQTQIADDKEMLKGNMPGYMKEETEKGIAINEYRLENDLKPYEKANVWSYVEDNAYLVMFVGLFTIIVSAGIVASEFTWGTIKLLLIRPISRSKILISKYITVLLYGLSQLVVLFVVSFLLGLILFGGIGESAHLAYVDGAVVEQNMVWYLIKTYLLKTIDVAMMATMAFMISAVFRSSSLAIGISVFLLFMGSNLTSLIAMKFDWAKFSLFANTDLTQYTGFQPPLVKGMTMGFSITMILIYFVIFQVLAFVFFTKRDVAS, encoded by the coding sequence ATGTTTAATTTGATCAGAAATGAATGGATGAAGATTTTCAAGCGTGTCGGTACATACGTCATGCTGGGCCTCCTCGTGGCCATCATTGGGATCACGGGAGCAACAAGTAAGTATCTGGACAGCCAGAATGAAGTTTCGGATGATTGGAAGAAAAACGTCCAGACTCAGATTGCTGACGATAAGGAAATGCTCAAAGGGAACATGCCTGGCTATATGAAAGAAGAAACAGAAAAGGGTATTGCCATCAATGAGTACCGTCTTGAAAATGATTTGAAACCTTATGAAAAAGCAAATGTGTGGTCATATGTAGAAGACAATGCCTACCTTGTGATGTTTGTCGGATTGTTCACCATCATCGTCTCTGCCGGGATCGTGGCGAGTGAGTTCACATGGGGCACGATCAAGCTCCTGTTGATCCGTCCGATTTCAAGAAGTAAAATACTGATCTCGAAATATATCACGGTCTTATTGTATGGTTTGAGCCAGCTTGTCGTCCTGTTTGTGGTTTCATTCCTCCTGGGTCTCATCCTTTTCGGTGGAATCGGGGAATCGGCGCATCTTGCCTACGTTGATGGAGCTGTCGTGGAACAAAACATGGTATGGTACCTCATCAAGACGTATCTATTGAAAACGATCGATGTCGCCATGATGGCCACAATGGCCTTCATGATATCGGCTGTGTTCAGAAGCAGCTCTTTGGCAATCGGAATCTCAGTGTTCCTATTGTTTATGGGGTCGAATCTTACCAGCCTGATTGCGATGAAATTCGACTGGGCGAAGTTCAGTTTGTTCGCGAATACGGATCTCACGCAGTACACAGGATTCCAGCCTCCGCTTGTGAAGGGGATGACGATGGGCTTTTCCATCACGATGATCCTGATTTACTTTGTGATTTTCCAAGTGCTTGCTTTCGTCTTCTTTACGAAGCGTGATGTGGCTTCATAA
- a CDS encoding YrzQ family protein: MNRTFSSIVGFGAGIAASIYSQRSNMLNRKQMKRFRKQVKKLF, translated from the coding sequence ATGAACAGGACGTTTTCATCGATCGTTGGGTTCGGGGCAGGCATCGCCGCGTCCATCTATTCCCAAAGGTCCAATATGTTGAATCGTAAGCAAATGAAGAGATTCCGCAAACAAGTGAAGAAGCTCTTCTAG
- a CDS encoding replication-associated recombination protein A: MSIKPLAFKMRPRTIDEILGQQHLVGEGKIIDRMVKAKQLSSMILYGPPGIGKTSIASAIAGSTQYRFKTLNAVTNNKKDIQIVVEEAKMSGKVILLLDEVHRLDKGKQDFLLPYLENGMITMIGATTSNPYHAINPAIRSRCQIFELKPLSTDEMKQAIRRAIQDEERGLGTYKLDVSEEAVEHFASSSFGDVRSSLNALELAVLSTSPDAEGVIHITLPIAEECLQKKSFSHDKDGDAHYDVISAFQKSIRGSDANAALHYLGRLVEAGDLPSIARRLLVIAYEDIGLASPQAGPRTLAAVETAEKIGFPEARIPLANAVIELCLSPKSNSAISAIDSALSDIRKGKSGEVPPHLKDAHYQGAAELGRGIEYKYPHDHESGWVKQDYLPDRIKNAKYYQPKKTGKFEQAIGQVYENINKHK, encoded by the coding sequence ATGTCGATAAAACCACTCGCTTTCAAAATGAGGCCGCGGACCATCGATGAGATCCTCGGTCAGCAGCATCTTGTCGGAGAAGGAAAGATCATCGATCGGATGGTCAAGGCGAAACAGCTATCATCGATGATTCTGTATGGACCGCCCGGAATCGGGAAAACGTCTATCGCCAGTGCCATTGCAGGGAGCACCCAGTACCGGTTCAAAACATTGAATGCGGTCACCAATAATAAGAAGGACATCCAGATCGTAGTGGAGGAAGCCAAAATGTCAGGCAAGGTCATCCTCCTCCTCGATGAGGTCCATCGCCTTGATAAAGGAAAACAAGACTTTCTCCTTCCTTATCTTGAAAATGGGATGATCACCATGATCGGTGCCACCACGAGCAACCCTTATCACGCCATCAACCCTGCCATCAGGAGCCGGTGTCAGATATTCGAGCTGAAGCCATTATCCACAGATGAAATGAAGCAGGCCATCCGCCGGGCCATCCAAGATGAAGAACGCGGACTTGGAACGTACAAGCTCGATGTCAGCGAAGAAGCGGTCGAGCATTTTGCCAGCAGCAGTTTCGGTGATGTCAGGAGCTCCCTGAACGCATTGGAGCTTGCCGTGCTCTCCACTTCCCCTGATGCAGAGGGAGTCATTCACATTACCCTTCCCATAGCCGAGGAGTGCTTACAGAAGAAAAGTTTCTCCCATGATAAAGACGGAGACGCCCATTATGATGTGATCAGCGCATTCCAGAAATCGATCAGGGGAAGCGATGCCAATGCCGCTCTCCACTATCTCGGAAGACTGGTGGAAGCAGGGGACCTGCCGAGCATCGCCAGAAGGTTGTTGGTCATCGCCTATGAAGACATCGGTCTTGCCAGTCCCCAGGCAGGGCCTCGCACCCTTGCCGCCGTGGAAACGGCTGAGAAGATCGGATTCCCCGAAGCCCGGATCCCCCTTGCCAATGCCGTCATCGAGCTTTGCTTGTCACCGAAATCCAATTCGGCGATCTCGGCCATCGATTCGGCCCTATCCGATATCAGGAAGGGGAAAAGCGGTGAAGTACCACCTCATCTCAAGGACGCCCACTACCAGGGCGCTGCAGAACTTGGCAGAGGAATCGAATACAAGTACCCCCACGATCATGAATCGGGCTGGGTCAAACAGGACTATCTGCCTGACCGGATCAAAAATGCCAAATACTATCAACCAAAGAAAACAGGCAAATTCGAGCAGGCCATCGGCCAAGTTTATGAAAATATCAATAAGCATAAGTAG
- a CDS encoding tetratricopeptide repeat protein → MDKNAKGIELLQQGKVEDAVQIFTEAIEENPTDPVGYINFGNVLMSVGDPEKAKRFFERAMEVDPEAGAAYYSLGTLHFNQGEYDHAKDQFERAITKGMENADVHFMLGMSLSQLDQPKLALPYFQRSVELNDQDVEAFFQLGLSLAKVEAYTEAIEVFNKVLSLDPEHADAYYNLGVANLVHESNTDQALVFFHKAIELQPDHELAQMGVATVEMIKKEESE, encoded by the coding sequence ATGGATAAAAATGCAAAAGGAATTGAACTTCTTCAACAGGGGAAGGTGGAAGATGCCGTTCAGATCTTCACTGAAGCAATCGAGGAGAACCCGACTGATCCGGTAGGCTACATCAACTTCGGGAATGTCCTTATGTCTGTTGGAGATCCGGAAAAAGCGAAGCGCTTTTTCGAGCGTGCGATGGAAGTCGACCCCGAAGCGGGGGCAGCATACTATTCACTCGGTACGCTTCACTTCAATCAGGGAGAGTATGATCATGCGAAAGACCAGTTCGAACGTGCGATCACAAAGGGGATGGAGAATGCGGACGTCCACTTCATGCTGGGCATGAGCCTTTCGCAGCTCGATCAGCCGAAGCTTGCCCTGCCTTATTTCCAGCGCAGCGTTGAACTGAATGATCAGGACGTAGAAGCCTTCTTCCAATTGGGTCTGTCCCTTGCAAAAGTAGAAGCTTACACGGAAGCGATTGAGGTTTTCAACAAAGTGCTATCACTTGATCCGGAGCATGCGGATGCCTATTACAACCTCGGCGTCGCCAATCTGGTCCATGAGAGCAACACTGATCAAGCGCTTGTCTTCTTCCATAAGGCCATCGAACTTCAACCTGACCATGAGCTTGCCCAGATGGGTGTGGCGACGGTGGAAATGATCAAGAAAGAAGAGAGTGAATAA
- a CDS encoding protein-glutamine gamma-glutamyltransferase: MIHLNEGMPMDPKSLPDEQRAIYEALNNSPMDYNFPSKDQLKFEINMRTHILQNAKKIDEGDSEFSAFADSRFNPAFWIKTPYGYELRRGRLPSDAIRDVFTNSALYSFECVTTIVLIYYKSILDSIEPSIFNDLYSHLFIWGSNYNENLWMETYRGVDRIPGDVYYFYNPDYADPIWMGENSVYMADDLYFGHGIGMVSHKKMIEALDTLRIEGAKKSAYLLNQVTRLNSARFYPYRR; the protein is encoded by the coding sequence TTGATACATCTGAATGAAGGAATGCCCATGGACCCGAAAAGCCTCCCCGACGAACAGCGCGCCATCTATGAAGCATTGAACAATTCCCCCATGGATTATAATTTCCCGTCAAAAGACCAGCTGAAGTTTGAAATCAATATGAGAACCCATATACTTCAAAACGCCAAAAAGATCGATGAAGGTGATTCGGAATTCTCCGCTTTCGCCGACTCCCGCTTCAATCCGGCTTTTTGGATCAAGACCCCATATGGGTATGAGCTCAGGCGGGGCCGACTTCCCTCCGACGCCATCCGGGACGTCTTCACCAACAGCGCCCTCTACAGCTTCGAGTGCGTGACCACGATCGTCCTGATCTACTATAAGAGCATCCTTGACTCCATTGAACCATCCATATTCAATGACCTCTATTCCCATTTGTTCATCTGGGGCTCCAATTACAATGAAAACCTATGGATGGAAACATACCGCGGCGTCGATCGCATCCCAGGAGACGTGTATTACTTCTACAACCCAGATTACGCCGACCCCATCTGGATGGGAGAAAACTCCGTTTATATGGCAGACGATCTTTACTTCGGTCACGGAATCGGCATGGTTTCGCATAAAAAGATGATCGAAGCATTGGACACCCTGAGAATCGAAGGAGCAAAAAAATCCGCCTACCTACTCAATCAGGTGACCCGGTTGAACTCAGCAAGGTTCTACCCCTACAGGCGATAA
- the mnmA gene encoding tRNA 2-thiouridine(34) synthase MnmA produces the protein MKKEPKDTRVVVGMSGGVDSSVAALLLKEQGYEVIGVFMKNWDDTDENGVCTATEDYDDVIRVCNQIGIPYYAVNFEKQYWDKVFTYFLEEYKAGRTPNPDVMCNKEIKFKAFLDHALKLGADYLATGHYAQVEYRDGEYKMLRGVDNNKDQTYFLNQLGQDQLEKVMFPLGNIDKKKVREIAKEAGLATATKKDSTGICFIGERNFKDFLGNYLPAQPGNMETLDGKVMGKHDGLMYYTIGQRHGLGIGGAGDPWFAIGKDLERNVLYVGQSFEHPALYSDSILATDVHWTSNDPKRESFACTAKFRYRQDDNKVTVIPQEDGTVSVVFDEPIRAVTPGQAVVFYNGDECLGGGTIDTIYRNQEKLTYVG, from the coding sequence ATGAAAAAAGAACCGAAAGACACAAGGGTGGTCGTCGGAATGTCAGGTGGGGTGGACTCATCTGTCGCGGCGCTCCTACTGAAAGAGCAGGGCTATGAAGTAATCGGCGTGTTCATGAAAAACTGGGATGACACCGATGAGAATGGCGTCTGCACTGCAACGGAAGATTATGATGATGTCATCCGCGTCTGCAATCAGATTGGAATTCCGTATTATGCGGTCAACTTCGAGAAACAGTACTGGGATAAGGTTTTTACCTATTTCCTTGAAGAATACAAAGCGGGACGTACACCGAACCCGGATGTAATGTGCAATAAGGAAATCAAGTTCAAGGCATTCCTTGATCATGCACTGAAGCTTGGGGCGGACTATCTTGCCACAGGGCATTACGCACAGGTGGAGTACCGCGACGGAGAATACAAAATGCTCCGTGGGGTAGACAACAATAAGGATCAAACCTACTTCCTCAATCAGCTTGGGCAGGATCAGCTTGAGAAAGTCATGTTCCCCCTTGGAAACATCGACAAGAAGAAGGTTCGAGAAATCGCGAAAGAAGCAGGACTTGCCACGGCAACAAAGAAAGACAGCACGGGCATCTGCTTTATCGGCGAACGGAATTTCAAGGACTTCCTCGGAAACTATCTACCAGCACAGCCTGGTAATATGGAAACCTTGGACGGAAAAGTCATGGGTAAACATGATGGACTCATGTATTACACCATCGGACAGCGCCATGGACTTGGAATCGGTGGAGCCGGCGACCCTTGGTTTGCCATCGGGAAAGACCTTGAACGCAATGTCCTCTATGTGGGACAAAGCTTTGAGCACCCGGCCTTATACTCAGATTCCATCTTGGCGACGGACGTTCACTGGACATCCAATGACCCTAAACGGGAATCCTTCGCGTGCACCGCGAAATTCCGCTACCGTCAGGATGACAACAAAGTGACCGTCATCCCTCAGGAAGACGGTACCGTATCCGTCGTATTCGATGAACCGATCCGCGCCGTCACACCTGGACAGGCCGTCGTCTTCTATAACGGAGATGAATGCCTCGGAGGCGGAACCATCGACACCATCTACCGAAACCAAGAAAAACTCACATACGTAGGGTAA
- a CDS encoding IS110 family transposase — MDFTQNERLNQINEQTLIIGIDIAKHKHVARAIDDRGIDLSKRLVFPNSLEGFQLLLEWARQLSADTSRPNLMLGMEPTGHYWMNLAYFLKSQGERPVVVNPMKVKKSKELDDDSPTKNDTKDAKVIAQVMRAGRYHEPTLPEGIYAELREGVKLFDIIQEDLSSIKAQIHNVLDRYFPEFLTVFKKWNGKMAMALLKLGYLPTDIRQKTEEELLYDVKALGTKNVGVARMRHLKKVADSSVGMTVGLRMAREELRYLVDQYEALNERLDNLKEELEELVLTVPGADLMMAINGVGAMTIVGFFAEIGDLSNYKDPRQIIKLAGLNLMMNQSGTHRGKTTITKRGRRRLRSILYQVARPLTFHNDAFKALHQYYKHRRTNPLKGKQSFVALGRKLIKVLFVIGTRKCAFSEERMLRDIPHMRDVQAA, encoded by the coding sequence ATGGATTTTACACAAAATGAACGACTTAATCAAATTAATGAACAGACTTTAATCATCGGCATTGATATTGCCAAACACAAGCACGTCGCCAGGGCCATTGATGATCGAGGAATCGACTTATCGAAGCGTCTGGTTTTTCCGAATTCGTTAGAAGGATTCCAATTGTTACTAGAGTGGGCTCGACAATTAAGTGCGGACACATCCCGTCCGAACTTAATGTTGGGGATGGAGCCTACGGGACATTATTGGATGAATCTAGCTTACTTCTTGAAATCCCAGGGCGAGCGCCCTGTGGTGGTAAACCCGATGAAGGTCAAGAAATCAAAAGAACTGGATGATGACTCGCCTACCAAAAATGATACAAAGGATGCGAAGGTCATCGCTCAAGTCATGCGAGCAGGGCGGTATCATGAGCCTACCTTGCCGGAAGGCATCTATGCCGAGTTACGTGAAGGCGTGAAACTCTTTGATATCATTCAAGAAGATCTCTCTTCCATCAAAGCACAAATCCATAACGTTCTGGATCGGTATTTCCCTGAATTCTTGACGGTGTTTAAGAAGTGGAATGGAAAGATGGCGATGGCGCTTCTGAAGTTAGGCTATCTTCCAACAGATATTCGACAGAAGACAGAAGAGGAACTTCTATACGACGTAAAGGCATTAGGGACCAAAAATGTAGGGGTGGCGCGTATGCGCCACTTAAAGAAAGTAGCTGACTCCAGTGTTGGGATGACCGTAGGTCTCCGCATGGCTCGTGAAGAGCTTCGCTATCTCGTTGATCAGTATGAGGCCTTAAACGAACGTCTGGACAATCTGAAAGAAGAACTTGAAGAACTGGTTCTTACGGTTCCTGGCGCAGATCTTATGATGGCGATCAATGGCGTGGGAGCGATGACCATTGTTGGGTTCTTCGCCGAGATTGGTGACTTATCAAATTATAAAGATCCACGACAGATTATTAAATTAGCAGGACTGAATCTGATGATGAACCAATCCGGCACACATCGAGGGAAAACAACCATTACTAAGCGTGGGCGACGAAGGTTGCGTTCCATTCTGTATCAAGTCGCCCGCCCTTTAACTTTTCATAATGACGCCTTTAAAGCTCTTCATCAGTATTATAAACACAGACGAACGAATCCTCTTAAAGGGAAACAGTCTTTTGTCGCACTAGGACGTAAACTGATTAAGGTCTTATTTGTCATAGGCACACGAAAGTGTGCGTTTAGTGAGGAACGCATGCTTCGCGATATCCCTCATATGAGAGATGTGCAGGCAGCTTAA